DNA sequence from the Verrucomicrobiia bacterium genome:
TGCTGATCCTGTTGTCGAAGGGCTATTCCAACAAGGAAATCGCTGCGCAACTTTCTTTGAGCATTGATACGGTCGCGAGTTACCTGAAGCTGATCTATAAGAAAATGCATGTCCGCTCGCGGACGGAAGCCGCGATCCGTTACTCGCAATTAAAGGTCGGTTGATCGCCTTTGCAACGGTCCTTCTTCGGTAGCCTCACCTGATCAGGGGTATGGACGCTTCACTGCCCGGGTTTAGGATCACCGTCATTGCACGACAAACCCGGATTCCCCGGCCGAACCACTGAAATCAAGACGATCATGCGCGTGACATTGGGAGGATCAACATGTGGCCTCAGCCCGACTGGCCTCCAGAACATCAAGCCCGGTCGGACGAAACGGCCGGACGGATCGTGCAGCGGCTTCACGCTCATCGAACTGCTCGTCGTCATTGCAATCATTGCGATCCTCGCTGCGATGTTGTTGCCTGCGTTGAGCCGCGCCAAATCCAAGGCACGGCAAACGTCGTGCCTGAATAATCTGCGCCAGGTTGGAATCGCCGCGCACATGTATGTCGGCGACCATGGTATGTATCCGGGTTGCGCGTGGGTCGGCGCAGGAGGCTCGCATTATTACGTCTGGCCGGTCCGCCTTCTGGGATCCATGGGGGAAAAGCGACAGGCGTTTTGGTGTCCCGCGGCTGACACGAGATCTTCATGGGATCGGAACAACAATCTGACCCTGGGCGGCATCAATCCCCAGGGAGCGTTCGATCCGTTCGGCATCACCGCAAACACGCTGTTCTCCTACGGATACAACAACTGGGGATTGAACATCGATAACCCCATGCAACTCGGCCTCGGCGGCGACATCAATGGTCCTCTGTCGAAAGGCCAACTCAGGGATTCTGCGGTTCGGAATCCATCGGAGATGATCATGGTTGCGGACGCCAAGGTGGGCGGCGATGGGGGATCGTTTCCCGGGACTCCGCCGTACTTCGACGGCAGTCTCGACCCAACGACGGAATCGCAATGGCCCTCCAACCGGCATCAAAAGAGAACCGTGATTATGTTCGCTGACGGTCACGTTGAAAGTCCGCGGCGCAGCGAAGTAATCGATTCGAAACCCAACGCACCATGGCGGAACCGATGGAACAACGACAACCAGCCGCACAATGAAGTGACATGGGTTGTGAATCCCGCCCGCGAAAGCCTGACCGACCGCTGAATCTCAGACGCAAACCACACAAACCAGATCCCGTCCGCGCAAAAACTCAACCTCAATGAAAATGAAACGACTCCTCTATTCCCTTCGGTTACTGCTGGCCGCAGCGGTGGTTGGTTTATGCCTCGATTCCAGGGGCGCCCAACTGGTCTTGGAACAGTTCAATCAAGCCGTGGCCGACAACAGTCCCATCGGCCTGGCAACCTCCTGGCACGCCATCTCCTACGAAACTGCGGGAGGCGTTGTTACCGATTACACATTGTCGACCCCCAACGGCAACTATCCGACAATTTCCCGGGCGAACAACGGTGGTTTCGGCGGTGTGACAGGGAACACGGTGATGGCCACCTTCGGTTTTTCCACACCGTCCCTGTTCTGGACCAATGCGGGGCCGGCGTTGCAGGACAGTGCGATCAGCAACATCGTTTTCTTCACGAAGAACAACGCCAACACCAGCACCGAGCGGGTCGTCGTTCAGATCGCGGGCCAATGGTACGCAGCAACGAACATCTTCAGGGACAACGGTGGCAACAGCGTTTGGGCATCGAACTATTTTGCATTTACCCGTGAGGCCACGTCCTGGCAAATGCTCGACACAAACACACTGACCCTCGGCGCCACTCTCAGCAATCCGCTGCCGGAAGGGAATATCGAGGCAGTGGGGCTCTATGGAATCGTTCCCGTCTCAGGAAAAATCCGGATGGATCAATTCTCGGTCAACGGCACCCCGCCCGCCGCTCCCGTGGTCGGCGAACCGATTGCCTCGCCCGCTGCAAATGTCACTGCTCCGACCACGCTCACCCTGGAAGCCTCCGTCTTTGGGGTCCCCGCTGTATCCAGCCTTCAATGGCGCAAGGGCGGCATCGCGCTGAACAACGGGCCGAGTGGAAGCGGATCAACGCTCGCAGGCGCAACCAGTGGACAACTGGTGATTACCTCGACGAGCCCAGCTGATTCCGGAGATTACGATCTGATCGCCAGCAACAGTTACGGCGCCACGACGAGCGCCGTTGTGGTTGTTACTGTCACTGCGTCGGCAATTCCCCCTTCCATCGCCAGCATCGACACTGTTCCGGTCAACGGCATCAGCGAAGTGGGCGGTGCGCCAATGAGCATCACCGTAACCGCGAGCGGCACGGGACCGTTCACTTACCAATGGCAGAAAGGCGGTGTGCCCATTCTGAATGAAACCAATGACGTCCTGACCCTGGCCTCGACGTTTGCCAATGCCGGGAATTATGCGGTGGCTGTCAGCAGCGCTTACGGCAGCATCACCAGCGCGCCGCCGACCACACTCACGGTGGTGGACACAACGGCGCCGGTCATCACGTTTCCGCTTGGCAACACAACGAACATCGCCTTGAACGCCGCCTTCTCCCCGGCTTATGCAGCCACCGACAACAGCGGTGAAACGCCCGGAGTTGCGATCTCAGGCAGTGTGAACACGAGCGTCGCGGGCAGTTATGCCGTCACCGTCACAGCGTGGGATTCCGCGCTGAACACCAATACAGCTGTGCTCACCGTGAACGTCTGGCTGCTTAACGAGAACTTCGATGAAACCTTAGCGGACAATGCCGCGGTCTCCGCCGTTCCAGGCTGGCACGCCTCTGCCATTGCGACGGCCTCAGGGCAGGTCATCGATTACACCACCGTGGGTGGCAACGCCAATTTTCCAACGATCTCACGCAGTGCGACAGCGCCCGGCGCCATTGACGGAGCTCCAGGTTTCCTCGTCATGGGCGACGCTTTGAATGCCACCCCGAGCCTCGTGTGGAAGGACACGACCACGATCCTGCAGAATCAGCAGGTGACCAATATCACCTTCTTCTCGCGCAACAATTCGGCGTCATCGGTGACTTACGTCGCGATTCGCATTCACACCAATTGGTATGTGTCGTCGCAGGGCTTCACCGACACGACCGCGGGCGCGGTGCCATGGGCAGCCCACAATTTCGAGTTCAACTACGACGCGTCCTCCTGGCAGCTGCTGGACGCGGCGACGCTCACGATCATCGGGCCAGTTTCCGAGCCGTTGCCCAACCTGAGCATCTCCGCCCTGGGTTTCTATGGCGTAATGGCGGCCGGAAAAATTCGTATTGATGCGCTTCACGTTTCGGGAAAGCCGGCAGCCTTCCCCCCGACCCCGCCGTCTGTGAGCGAGCCTCTGGTCTCGCCGCTGAACCGCGTGGACAACACTGCCTGGACTGGCACGCCCGTGACGTTCTCGGCGACCGCAGCAGGCACACCGCCTCTGTCGTATCAATGGCGCAAGGATGGTGTTGCCATTGCGGTTACAACCAATGTCTGGACGCTGGTGAATCCAACCACATCCGACAGCGGCGAGTATGATCTCGTTGTTTCCAATCCTGGCGGATCGGTTACCAGCTCCGTTGTAAACCTGACGGTGAGTTCCGCGAGACTCTTCGTGGATCAACAGTTCAACCAATCGACCAATGACCCTGGAGTCATAGGCCAGGTTCCTGGATGGCATGTGCTGGCATTGAACCTGACTAACTTGACGGTGACGGATTACACGTTCGAGCCCAATCCACCAGCGAGTTTGAACTTCCCGAACTTGTCGCGTGGTCCGGGTGCGGACGGGGCCATTGGGTACATGGTAATGGGACAGGGCGACACCGTGAATCCGGTTCTCGCCTGGATGGAAACCCCGCCCCAGCTGCAAAGTGGATTCATCACGAACGTGCAGTTTCATACCCGAAACTCATTTTCTTCCAGCACGCTGCAGGTGGCTGTTCAAATCGGCGGGCAATGGTATGTCTCAACCACGTCCATGCAGGATTTTGGAGGAGGGCTGGTGTGGATGCCGCAGAACTTCGTCTTCACGAGCGATGCAGGGGCATGGCAGGCGTTGGACATCACCACACTGGCGCTGGGCGATTTCACCGTGGAACCGTTGCCGAACCAACCTGTCACAGGCATTGGTTTGTTTGGCAATATGTATGGAGTGGCAACGGCGCGGCTTCGCGTGGACGGGTTTCAAGTGGATGGTTTCACAAGCCTTGCAACTTCGCCCAGCATTCAGCGGGTGTATGTGAGCGGCGGCAACCTGGTATTGCGCACGGGGACCGAAAGCGGCCGCAACTACGTCCTCGAGGCCACTCCCAATCTTCAAACGCCAGGCTGGACGGCGATTGCAACAAACGCCGGAACGGGTGGAACCATTACGAACCTGGTGCCAGTGAAGCCAGCAAGCGCATCGGAGTTTTTCCGGTATCGCATCCAGTAACTGCACGTTCCCCATTGCCGCCGGCGAGGCGCGAGACAGCGTCCTCGCCGGGACGGCTTGTCTTCTCGAACTTGCCAATCCAAGTTCACAACCCACACATCGAAGCTGCCAAAATTGATGAAATTCCGAACTCCACCCGTTCATTCAAATCGAGGGATAGGAACGATCTGCAAACTGATTGTTGTGTCGATGATTCTCCTAGGCGCCGCTCACCCCGCCAATGCGGCGGTTCTGCTCAACGCGCGCTTTGATCAGAACGTGCCTGA
Encoded proteins:
- a CDS encoding DUF1559 domain-containing protein, with the translated sequence MRVTLGGSTCGLSPTGLQNIKPGRTKRPDGSCSGFTLIELLVVIAIIAILAAMLLPALSRAKSKARQTSCLNNLRQVGIAAHMYVGDHGMYPGCAWVGAGGSHYYVWPVRLLGSMGEKRQAFWCPAADTRSSWDRNNNLTLGGINPQGAFDPFGITANTLFSYGYNNWGLNIDNPMQLGLGGDINGPLSKGQLRDSAVRNPSEMIMVADAKVGGDGGSFPGTPPYFDGSLDPTTESQWPSNRHQKRTVIMFADGHVESPRRSEVIDSKPNAPWRNRWNNDNQPHNEVTWVVNPARESLTDR
- a CDS encoding immunoglobulin domain-containing protein, encoding MKRLLYSLRLLLAAAVVGLCLDSRGAQLVLEQFNQAVADNSPIGLATSWHAISYETAGGVVTDYTLSTPNGNYPTISRANNGGFGGVTGNTVMATFGFSTPSLFWTNAGPALQDSAISNIVFFTKNNANTSTERVVVQIAGQWYAATNIFRDNGGNSVWASNYFAFTREATSWQMLDTNTLTLGATLSNPLPEGNIEAVGLYGIVPVSGKIRMDQFSVNGTPPAAPVVGEPIASPAANVTAPTTLTLEASVFGVPAVSSLQWRKGGIALNNGPSGSGSTLAGATSGQLVITSTSPADSGDYDLIASNSYGATTSAVVVVTVTASAIPPSIASIDTVPVNGISEVGGAPMSITVTASGTGPFTYQWQKGGVPILNETNDVLTLASTFANAGNYAVAVSSAYGSITSAPPTTLTVVDTTAPVITFPLGNTTNIALNAAFSPAYAATDNSGETPGVAISGSVNTSVAGSYAVTVTAWDSALNTNTAVLTVNVWLLNENFDETLADNAAVSAVPGWHASAIATASGQVIDYTTVGGNANFPTISRSATAPGAIDGAPGFLVMGDALNATPSLVWKDTTTILQNQQVTNITFFSRNNSASSVTYVAIRIHTNWYVSSQGFTDTTAGAVPWAAHNFEFNYDASSWQLLDAATLTIIGPVSEPLPNLSISALGFYGVMAAGKIRIDALHVSGKPAAFPPTPPSVSEPLVSPLNRVDNTAWTGTPVTFSATAAGTPPLSYQWRKDGVAIAVTTNVWTLVNPTTSDSGEYDLVVSNPGGSVTSSVVNLTVSSARLFVDQQFNQSTNDPGVIGQVPGWHVLALNLTNLTVTDYTFEPNPPASLNFPNLSRGPGADGAIGYMVMGQGDTVNPVLAWMETPPQLQSGFITNVQFHTRNSFSSSTLQVAVQIGGQWYVSTTSMQDFGGGLVWMPQNFVFTSDAGAWQALDITTLALGDFTVEPLPNQPVTGIGLFGNMYGVATARLRVDGFQVDGFTSLATSPSIQRVYVSGGNLVLRTGTESGRNYVLEATPNLQTPGWTAIATNAGTGGTITNLVPVKPASASEFFRYRIQ